Sequence from the Crassostrea angulata isolate pt1a10 chromosome 9, ASM2561291v2, whole genome shotgun sequence genome:
aatggaacaTTATACGATGAACAGCTAGGACTTATTCAAACATGGTTAATTGCATCAACGTTTGATGTCGGTAAAACAGAATACTGGTACGTTAAATGCTAAATGATCCTTACATTGTAATAGAACACAGCCATAGGATAGTTGCCCGTCTTGTCATATTCCACGGCCTGGTAAGCAAACTGTTTGCCATCCGTCTCCAGAATAGCTGGATCCACCAATCCACTGGTATCATCATCCATCCCTGAGTTGTCCGTGGAATGGCTAAAGAAGTCCCATATTTTATGTCAAGTGAGTAGACCAGGTACCTGAAATTGTATTGGTAGATAGTATTGATACATGTGCAACAgaatgggagaaataatgacagaccagACCGCGATTCGAACCCGTGCCTCCTGAATCTTTAGTCAGGTGCTCTATCAATTAACCTATCTGGCGCCCATATTCACACTGGTCTGaccatcattatttctcccatctcaTTACATCTGGTGCCGTGActaacccctggaactgacaggttaacgcCTGCCTGGGGAAGAGCCTGGGTTGATTTTCGAGGGTAaggatcatttaagggggaggaacgTGATGGGCAGACtggttcgaataccggcgccagatagctcagttggtagagcacctgactagaaaTTCAGGGGGCCGgggttcgaatcccggtctggtccgcCATTATTTTTCCCATCCCGttacacatgcatgtatttacGTGATAAGAAAGACAATAATTAACACAATAAAGCCTTTCTCCTctttacctacatgtaatagTTTCTTTGCCAAGCAAATTTGACGACACATGATTTAATCAAACTCAAATcatctttgaaataaaaaacaacacagACAAAACACAACTTCATAAAACTTGTATTACAAGAAGCCCTCTGtggttttatatttcaaatgtttattttatctaACTTCCTACAAAAAATGTAGTagacaatttcattaaaaactattttaatcaTTACCTTGAAGAagttatttcaaaattgaacGTTCTTCCAGTTTCAATTGGTTTTCATCGTTTGTTTGTATTTCGATCACGAACCGAaaatagaaatggcgtcaccgATTTTAGGCAAGTTGATCATATCGTTATTCGATCATTATTTTTACTCGTCAAGCGCAAAAAAGGTAATGCACTAAAAATAATGTACGCACGGCACCTTGAATAGAATGCATAGGGATGTTGTATACAAATTGTAGTGAAATGTACATTGATATGTTGATACATCCCATCTCGCCTTGACTGTGAAATACAGGtggaaaaggtaaaaaaaaaaaattagtgcgGTGAAATGGAGATTTCCTAATAAAGGTACCGTAAAAACGGAACTTCTAAATTGGTGAGATTTTTCGATAATGATTAGATAATTAcagatttgttttgaaaaagtgTCAGAACcatttgttataaatatttaagaCGGCTGGATGGTCGTGacaatttttagactttattgatctctttaaaaagaagagctctgtaggtaaaaatatacatgaataggAAAACACTCAAATCTTAAAGTAATTggaattttaattaataatagtcgatagataaaaataaaatctagaaTTTTAAAATGGATCTAAAGGGTACTATATTGACGATCCAGCCTCCTTTATTGTGaggtttttaatttcaaatttacgGGTCGCTTGCTCTCATTAAGACTAAGGTTGGTCCGATCCTCTTATATGGCCTCATGTTGAATCAAAGCTTATAAAATCCTCGCATTATAATTAACGAGCCAATATGCCTTATTCTTTTGAGACTTTTTTTCTACTCGAGATGTTTTATGacgtacattgtatatatatcagaAGTAATCCACAATGTTTTAATGaacagaaaaatattgaaagcaAACACTGCAAGAACACAAGACGGAGATAACAAGAAACTTCAAAGTACatataaagaatttatttaaattactctTAGATATTTAGTTCAGCTTTATACTAATTTAAGATTATATCAATTCTGATATCTGTAAAACTGGAGCGTCTCTGTAATTTATGACCATCCCTTTGTGACTCAGTCTGTGCATGGTTATGTGCGTTAGGCCTGTAAGCGAGAGGTCGCTGGTTCAAATCCCGCTGTTGTCACTCGAATTTGTGTGTTGTGCACTTGGACAAGGCAATTTATCTACATTGTCTCAATCAACCCAGCTGAAGTTAGGGTTTAACCTGCAATTGACTATAGTGTCAATTCCATGAGGAGTCAACTTTCATCTGCTCAGAACCATGTAAACCGGGGATATGCACCGACCCTATGCACCTAATGGCACGGAGAAGGATTTAACTAACTGATACAAAGTGGGATACCGGAAGgtttatgttttctttttattatttattctatTCATcgaatatttatttgtatttaaactcatttatcattttatttagcAAAATAACAGCAAATGTTTTCCAACTCTTTATTAAGtgaaatcaataaaatgtacatttttcatGATAGCTCACATatgatattgaatttttttcacatgACCTCTGTCAAATTCGGTAACATAGAGGTTATCTCCCACGTCGACATATAGACCGTATGGATGCCGCATGTCACATTTGTCAATAAAGCAGAGAAAATGTCCATTCTGATCAACAATATGGATACGGTTGTTGTCATAGTCTGCTACTAGTATCTGGCTCTGGCTGTCTGTACTGATTCCGACTGGATCAAATGATTTCTCAGAAGTGGATTCGGAATCAAGACCAGTGTATTTAAATCGGAGCTTACCGGCCTGATTAACAACCACTACTGCACAGGCTTCGATATCTATGACACAGATGTTCAAATTCCGATTTTCACAGATGGCACCAAGCTGGACTGTTGAAAAGAGAGGCTTGCCTTCGTCATCAAATTGAATGATTTGTTTCTcggtggagccagagtaacggACAATTTGCGATTGTTTTTTATCATCGCGAATCAAGGTAACCAAAAGGTCCCCAGATAAGGCACTGCACACATTTAGAGGTCTCCATGTCAATAGTTTGACCACTTTTTCTATCCGGTTTCCTTTTATTACATTCACACTTCTGTCATAGTAATCAGTATAAACCAGATCTTCACTCACTGACAATGCTATGTCTGAGGGTACATTCCATGACTTGGTTTTGATAGAATCCAGCAGTTCTCCCTGGATGTTGTAAAGTTTTACGAAACTGCTATTACCAATAGTCCACATTCTTTTATCACTAACACACATAACTCTATACAGACAAAAATATCCCGTATTTGTACATGATAAAATTTTAGGTTGAGCTAGAAGAGGCTTGTCTAAAGGAGGGGACGTAACTCCCGGATATTCGATTAAGTCACCATGTTCTGTTGTGATACTCCCTGATGACAGCGATCCAAACTGCTCACACAGTTGCTCTTTGTTGATATATTGGATACAGAAACTAGGAAATGTCATTTTAAGCTTTGGAACGGAACTTTGAATACTATCTTTCTTAGAATTGTATGCAGATACAAGATAGAAATCATCTGAATCCAGCACATTATTGAGATCACTGATGTTGTGCGTGATCTCTGCTATTACGTTGTTGATTTGGCTCTCCTGCTTTTCCATGGcagtcaaatattttttatgcaaattacTTATTTCTGATTTGTTCCTTTCGATAATCGTCTCTATTTCTCTATGTAAGTCTTTTCCTCGCTGTTCTATTTCATTGGACAATTCCCGAAAGCCTTCATTAATAGTAGTTATTTGATGTTTGATTTTTGACACAACCTCGTGGCATTTTGGTAAAAAGGAGTTCTCCAATTCTTCTAGATCTTGTTGtaagatttctttttttctctggAAAGTTATCATTATGTCATCTGCTTTATGTCCTAAATGATCATACGAGGAAACGCATCGAGTACAAATTGGAATGTTGCATTGTTCACAATGGAGATCGCATTGTTTGGGTGTGTGTTTGGAAC
This genomic interval carries:
- the LOC128163511 gene encoding E3 ubiquitin-protein ligase TRIM71-like yields the protein MDPRKCAQEVLRCKLCGTSGPAFYCEVCRFYICARCVGNHLLDESKDHKVVPFERRKFIPIFPTCSKHTPKQCDLHCEQCNIPICTRCVSSYDHLGHKADDIMITFQRKKEILQQDLEELENSFLPKCHEVVSKIKHQITTINEGFRELSNEIEQRGKDLHREIETIIERNKSEISNLHKKYLTAMEKQESQINNVIAEITHNISDLNNVLDSDDFYLVSAYNSKKDSIQSSVPKLKMTFPSFCIQYINKEQLCEQFGSLSSGSITTEHGDLIEYPGVTSPPLDKPLLAQPKILSCTNTGYFCLYRVMCVSDKRMWTIGNSSFVKLYNIQGELLDSIKTKSWNVPSDIALSVSEDLVYTDYYDRSVNVIKGNRIEKVVKLLTWRPLNVCSALSGDLLVTLIRDDKKQSQIVRYSGSTEKQIIQFDDEGKPLFSTVQLGAICENRNLNICVIDIEACAVVVVNQAGKLRFKYTGLDSESTSEKSFDPVGISTDSQSQILVADYDNNRIHIVDQNGHFLCFIDKCDMRHPYGLYVDVGDNLYVTEFDRGHVKKIQYHM